Genomic DNA from Bacteroidales bacterium:
TAGATTCTCGTTGGAACTATATCCCCAAAACTCCTCACGCACCTTTTGATGCAAGAGTTCGGTAAACGCTTCAGCAAATCTATCGGCAAGTACTTTTGATAGTAAGGCATTGTAATCATCCAATTTATCTTCATAAACCTTTGCTAGTTCATCAGCCCCAATGCCTGCTGTTACTGCAAAGAGCCCAATCCAATCCTTTAACCCTGAATTTGTGGGTGCTATATAATCGGCTAGGCATAAGTTTGGTTCACCGCCTTGCTTTTGCTCCTGATTACGTAGCTGTGGAATTGTTGATATTACCGAATTCCTACTTTCATCATTATAAACTATTATATCATCACCATCCGATGAAGCAGGTAAAATACCAATTACCCCTTTTGCTTTAAGCAACTTCTTACTAATTATTATATCAAGTAGCGCATTTGCATCATCATATAGCTTACGAGCCTCCTTCCCTTTTACAGGATCGGAGAAAATAGCTGGGTATTTACCGTTTATATCCCATGAATAAAAGAAGAAAGTCCAATCGATATACTTGCGAATCTCGTCGAGTGGATATTCATCAAAAGTGACTATCCCTGTTTTTTTAGGCTGAGGTGGAGCGTAGGTATTCCAATTTACTTTAAATGAGTTTGCTCTAGCCTTTTCAATAGGAATTGATTGAATGGTATTGCCTTTATAACCCTCCCTTAAAACCTTATATTCCTTTTTGAACTGGGCTGTGTACTCATCCTTAGTTTTAGCATTGATTAAGCCAGAAACCACGCCTCCTGCTTGCGATGCATCTTTTACATGAATAACCGCATTGCTGTAATTTGGATCTATCTTTAAAGCAGTATGAAGTTTTGAGGTTGTAGCACCACCAAGTATTATAGGAATCTTAAGTCCTCTGCGCTCCATCTCACTGGCTACGTGAACCATCTCCTCAAGAGAAGGAGTGATTAATCCGCTAAGTCCTATTATATCTGCTTTCTCTGCAATTGCTGCTTCAATTATTTTTTCGCAGGGAACCATAACACCAAGATCGATAATTTTGTAGCCATTGCATGAAAGTACTACGCCAACAATATTCTTTCCAATATCGTGAACATCACCCTTTACAGTTGCAAGAACTATTGTACCCCCAGATTTAACCGATTTGCCATCGAGTTTTTCTTGCTCAATAAAAGGTTGCAAAATAGCCACAGCGGCTTTCATCACCCTTGCGCTTTTTACAACCTGAGGTAGAAACATTCTTCCTGAGCCAAATAAATCGCCCACCTCCTTCATTCCATCCATCAATGGACCTTCAATTACCAATAGGCCAGACTTAAGTTTGCTTAATGCCTCTTTAGTATCAACCTCAATAAAATCGGTTATACCCTTTACTAAAGAGTGGCATAAACGCTTTTCAACAGATTCATCTCTCCACGCCGCTTCCTTAACACTATCAATTTTCTCCTCCTCAAAACTTTGAGCAAATGTTAAGAGTCGTTCGGTTGCATCCTTTCGGCGGTTTAGCACCAAATCCTCAGTTAATTTGAGTAGATCGGGATTAATTTCGGAGTATACTTGCAACATGCTTGGGTTAACAATACCCATATCCATACCTGCATTAATTGCATGGTAAAGAAATACTGAGTGAATAGCCTCCCTTATGGAATTGTTTCCCCTAAAAGAGAACGAAAGATTGCTTATCCCACCACTAATTTTAGCATACGGCAAATTCTTCTTTATCCATTTACAGGTCTCTATAAAATTTTGGGCATACCCTGAGTGCTCTGCAATACCAGTTCCGATTGCAAGTACATTCGGGTCTATAATAATATCGGCTGGGTTAACGCCTGCCTTTTCGACTAGAAGTTTATAACTTTTCTCAGCAATCTCAATCTTACGTTGAGTAGTATCCGCCTGACCCTTCTCATCAAAAAGCATAACAACCATTGCAGCACCATACCGCTTTATGCGTTTAGCATTTTGGATGAATTGCTCCTCTCCTTCCTTTAAACTAATTGAGTTTACAATTGCCTTGCCTTGAATGCACTTCAATCCAGCCTCAATAATTGAGAATTTGGAAGAATCAACCATAAAAGGTACTTTGACAATATCGGGCTCAGTTGCGAGATAGTTTAGAAAAGTTCTCATGGCCTTTTCACCCTCAATTAGGGCATCATCCATGCATATATCAATTACCTGAGCACCATTATCAACCTGCTCACGAGCCACAGAGATGGCTTCCTCGTACTTGCCCTCGGCAATTAGCCTAGCAAACTTCTTCGATCCTGCAACATTAGTACGTTCCCCAATGTTTACAAAATTGGTTTCAGGTCTTATAACAAGCTCTTCAAGTCCACTCAAACGAGTATACTTAGGCAATTCAGGAACTTCACGTGGTTTATACTTACCTACAAGATTTGCAATCTTTTCAATATGCAAGGGCGTTGTACCACAGCAGCCTCCTACAATATTTAGCCAGCCATGCTTTAGCATTTCTTCAACAATGGATGCCATCTCCTCTGCGGATTGATCGTACTCACCAAGTTGATTTGGAAGACCAGCATTTGGATGTGCACTTACAAGAAAATTTGTTGAACCAGCTAACTCCTCAATGTATGGTGTTAATTGCTGAGCGCCCAAAGCGCAGTTTAACCCAACGCTAAGCAAAGGAAAATGTGAGACTGAACACAAGAATGCAGAAAGGGTTTGACCCGAAAGGGTTCTTCCACTAGCATCGGTAATGGTTCCCGAAACCATAACGGGTATTCGCTCCCCTGTTTTTTCAAAAACCTCATCGATAGCAAAAAGAGCAGCTTTCGCATTTAGCGTATCAAATATAGTTTCAACTAGAAGAATATCTGCACCACCTTCAATCAACCCCTCTGCCTGCTCGGTATAAGCTAATACCAAATCATCAAATGTAACTGCTCTATAGGCAGGATTTGAAACATCAGGTGAAAGTGAAGTTGTTCTGTTGGTTGGGCCAATAGACCCCGCAACAAATCTTGGTTTTGATGGATTTTTTTGAGTAAACTCATCACACGCCTTACGCGCTAGTTTTGCAGCTGCAACATTTATCTCTTTAACCAATTCTTTTGTATCATAATCTCCCTGCGAGATGCTCGTAGAGTTAAAAGTATTAGTTTCGATGATATCTGCACCAGCAGAAAGGTAATCACGATGAATCTGAGATATAATTTCGGGTTGAGTAAGAACAAGCAAGTCGTTATTGCCCTTTAAAGATTTATGATGATTCTTAAACCGATCACCCCTAAAATCCTCTTCGGTTAAACGATACCTTTGAATTAACGATCCCATTGCCCCATCGAGGACTAGAATTCGTTCTTTAAGGATTTGATTTAATGTTTGATTGACATTTTGCATATTATATGTATTTAGTTAGTTTTTGTTAGAAGTTTGAAGTCGGAAGATTGAAGTCCGAAGTCCAAAGTCCGAAGATTAAAGACTCCCTTCATTATTCATTATACTCTATCTTTCCTGTATAAGCAATAAATAGATTTAATTTTGTAATAAGATCCTTAACTTTAAGTAACGACGATAGTTTCACCTTGGCAATCACCCACCGATGGTCACGTCCATTATATTTCTCGATTATCTCCTCGATTCCAAAAATGCTTAAATCAACAATATCGTGATAACGTATAAACACTTCAAGCATAACATCTGTTGAGTATTCGGGGCAATTAAAATATTTTCGCTTTTTGTACTCATAACGATAATCGTGGAATCGAGCTGTAATATCACTTAGCACAGCAGAACCCGTGGGATGACCTCCTGCGCCCTTACCAAACATAAACTGTTTTTCGTAGAAAGCACCTTCAATTACAACACCATTGTACTCATCTTCAACATTATATATATAATCGTCAGCTGATACAAATGTAGGCATTACGAATAGTGTAAGGCAATTCTTTCCAAACTTAGTTAGTGTTGCAACCAGCTTAATTTTCAGCCCTTTCTCCTTTGCGTAACGAATGTCGTGAACGGAGAGGTTGTGAATGCCATAGTTAAAAGCATCATTCGGATGCACGTATGTTCCAAAACCGTGTACAGCAAGAATTACAAGTTTGAAAAGCGCATCAAATCCCATTACATCAAAGGAAGGATCACTCTCGGCAAATCCTAACTCTTGTGCCTTTTTTAGGGCTAAATTATAATTATCGCTGTGCTGAAAAACCCTTGAGAGAATGTAGTTTGAAGAACCATTTAGTATTCCCCTGATTGATAGCAGTAAATCATTATCATAGTACTCCTCAAGGTTACGAATGATAGGTATACTCCCACATGCAGATGCATCGTAGAGTAGAGCAACCCCCATCTTTTCCTGAATTTCAATC
This window encodes:
- the metH gene encoding methionine synthase — translated: MQNVNQTLNQILKERILVLDGAMGSLIQRYRLTEEDFRGDRFKNHHKSLKGNNDLLVLTQPEIISQIHRDYLSAGADIIETNTFNSTSISQGDYDTKELVKEINVAAAKLARKACDEFTQKNPSKPRFVAGSIGPTNRTTSLSPDVSNPAYRAVTFDDLVLAYTEQAEGLIEGGADILLVETIFDTLNAKAALFAIDEVFEKTGERIPVMVSGTITDASGRTLSGQTLSAFLCSVSHFPLLSVGLNCALGAQQLTPYIEELAGSTNFLVSAHPNAGLPNQLGEYDQSAEEMASIVEEMLKHGWLNIVGGCCGTTPLHIEKIANLVGKYKPREVPELPKYTRLSGLEELVIRPETNFVNIGERTNVAGSKKFARLIAEGKYEEAISVAREQVDNGAQVIDICMDDALIEGEKAMRTFLNYLATEPDIVKVPFMVDSSKFSIIEAGLKCIQGKAIVNSISLKEGEEQFIQNAKRIKRYGAAMVVMLFDEKGQADTTQRKIEIAEKSYKLLVEKAGVNPADIIIDPNVLAIGTGIAEHSGYAQNFIETCKWIKKNLPYAKISGGISNLSFSFRGNNSIREAIHSVFLYHAINAGMDMGIVNPSMLQVYSEINPDLLKLTEDLVLNRRKDATERLLTFAQSFEEEKIDSVKEAAWRDESVEKRLCHSLVKGITDFIEVDTKEALSKLKSGLLVIEGPLMDGMKEVGDLFGSGRMFLPQVVKSARVMKAAVAILQPFIEQEKLDGKSVKSGGTIVLATVKGDVHDIGKNIVGVVLSCNGYKIIDLGVMVPCEKIIEAAIAEKADIIGLSGLITPSLEEMVHVASEMERRGLKIPIILGGATTSKLHTALKIDPNYSNAVIHVKDASQAGGVVSGLINAKTKDEYTAQFKKEYKVLREGYKGNTIQSIPIEKARANSFKVNWNTYAPPQPKKTGIVTFDEYPLDEIRKYIDWTFFFYSWDINGKYPAIFSDPVKGKEARKLYDDANALLDIIISKKLLKAKGVIGILPASSDGDDIIVYNDESRNSVISTIPQLRNQEQKQGGEPNLCLADYIAPTNSGLKDWIGLFAVTAGIGADELAKVYEDKLDDYNALLSKVLADRFAEAFTELLHQKVREEFWGYSSNENLSTEELLYGKYRGIRPAPGYPACPDHRGKEFIFSLLNATENTGMWLTENLAMVPGASVSGFYFSHPDSQYFNIGKIGIDQVRDYAKRMELSIEETEKFFPTYLNYK
- a CDS encoding homoserine dehydrogenase, with amino-acid sequence METIEIIDNKVEKIKSSYSETTQVIGLFGFGTVGSGLYHVLQNSPTTKARIKKVCIKNAFKERSLNSKFFSTNPDDILDDSEINLVVELIDNADDAYRIVKAALLQGKSVVSGNKTMLSHHLEELIEIQEKMGVALLYDASACGSIPIIRNLEEYYDNDLLLSIRGILNGSSNYILSRVFQHSDNYNLALKKAQELGFAESDPSFDVMGFDALFKLVILAVHGFGTYVHPNDAFNYGIHNLSVHDIRYAKEKGLKIKLVATLTKFGKNCLTLFVMPTFVSADDYIYNVEDEYNGVVIEGAFYEKQFMFGKGAGGHPTGSAVLSDITARFHDYRYEYKKRKYFNCPEYSTDVMLEVFIRYHDIVDLSIFGIEEIIEKYNGRDHRWVIAKVKLSSLLKVKDLITKLNLFIAYTGKIEYNE